The following are from one region of the Qipengyuania flava genome:
- a CDS encoding bifunctional phosphopantothenoylcysteine decarboxylase/phosphopantothenate synthase: MHSPIRVEPRGDNANSGRGGVSGPKILLVIGGGIAAYKSCELVRLIRKAGGSVTCVLTEGGQQFVTPMALAALSENKVYTSLFDLKDEVEMGHIQLSREADLVVVCPATADLLAKMTAGIADDLATTLILATDKPVLTVPAMNVKMWENPATQRNADWLRQAGVAVMDPDEGPMACGEFGPGRMPEPPAILARIADELDLDIEVPELVTLKQAQLAAPEPAAEEAEGDLHEALEPEDGEELEKSGGGLGGLLSMIIPRSTEKRSHDEIEAELEEFEELDEPDMLGAEDLLDGPEDDASAGPVLATKGKASAAPPTDPEAINHEVAKQDKRAMPQPIPDEVETEELLPQPVAFEDSPLAGQASFDPDPEHRPLYGKHVLITAGPTREPIDPVRYIANRSSGKQGFAIAAMAAAAGARVTLIAGPVHLPTPVGVDRIDVETADDMAEEVRRALPVDVAFMVAAVADWKSKHVAGEKMKKRGSAPPALLLAENPDILASTAAGRKRPTLLIGFAAETENVVENAKTKRKRKGADWIIANNVAGSVGESVMGGDLNQVHIVSANGVESLPEMPKEDVARELVRRAAEALTPVEDEHD, translated from the coding sequence ATGCATTCGCCGATCCGCGTTGAACCGCGCGGAGACAACGCAAATTCCGGGCGCGGCGGCGTGAGCGGCCCGAAGATCCTGCTCGTCATCGGCGGCGGCATCGCGGCCTACAAGTCGTGCGAGCTCGTCCGCCTGATCCGCAAGGCGGGCGGCTCTGTCACCTGCGTGCTGACCGAAGGCGGGCAGCAGTTCGTCACCCCCATGGCGCTTGCCGCGCTCAGTGAGAACAAGGTCTATACCTCGCTGTTCGATCTCAAGGACGAGGTCGAGATGGGGCATATCCAGCTCAGCCGCGAGGCCGACCTTGTGGTCGTGTGCCCGGCGACGGCCGACCTGCTGGCCAAGATGACCGCGGGGATTGCCGACGACCTTGCAACCACGCTCATCCTCGCCACCGACAAGCCCGTTCTGACCGTTCCGGCGATGAACGTGAAGATGTGGGAAAACCCCGCCACCCAGCGCAACGCCGACTGGCTGCGCCAGGCCGGCGTCGCTGTGATGGACCCGGACGAAGGCCCGATGGCCTGCGGCGAATTCGGCCCCGGCCGGATGCCCGAACCGCCCGCGATCCTCGCGCGCATCGCCGATGAACTCGATCTCGATATCGAGGTGCCCGAGCTCGTGACGCTCAAGCAGGCCCAGCTCGCCGCGCCCGAACCTGCTGCGGAAGAGGCCGAAGGCGACCTTCACGAAGCGCTTGAACCGGAAGACGGCGAGGAGCTCGAGAAGAGCGGCGGCGGGCTTGGCGGCCTGCTGTCGATGATCATCCCGCGCTCGACCGAGAAGCGCAGCCACGACGAGATCGAAGCCGAACTCGAGGAATTCGAAGAGCTGGACGAGCCCGATATGCTCGGCGCGGAAGACCTGCTCGATGGGCCGGAAGACGATGCGAGTGCCGGCCCAGTGCTGGCGACAAAGGGCAAGGCCTCAGCGGCTCCGCCGACCGATCCGGAAGCGATCAATCACGAGGTGGCGAAGCAGGACAAGCGCGCCATGCCGCAGCCGATCCCCGACGAGGTCGAGACCGAAGAGCTGCTGCCGCAGCCGGTCGCCTTCGAGGACAGCCCGCTGGCCGGCCAGGCCTCGTTCGATCCCGACCCGGAGCACCGCCCGCTTTACGGCAAGCACGTGCTGATCACCGCCGGCCCGACGCGCGAGCCGATCGATCCGGTCCGCTACATCGCCAACCGGTCGAGCGGGAAGCAGGGCTTTGCCATTGCCGCCATGGCCGCAGCCGCCGGCGCGCGCGTGACGCTGATTGCGGGCCCGGTGCACCTGCCGACGCCGGTGGGTGTCGACCGCATCGATGTCGAGACCGCCGACGACATGGCCGAGGAAGTGCGCCGCGCGCTGCCCGTGGACGTCGCCTTCATGGTGGCCGCCGTCGCCGACTGGAAGAGCAAGCATGTCGCCGGCGAGAAGATGAAGAAGCGCGGCTCTGCCCCGCCGGCGCTGCTCCTTGCCGAGAACCCCGATATCCTCGCCAGCACGGCTGCCGGTCGCAAGCGCCCGACGCTCTTGATCGGCTTCGCTGCCGAGACGGAGAACGTGGTCGAGAACGCCAAGACCAAGCGCAAGCGCAAGGGCGCGGACTGGATCATCGCCAACAATGTGGCCGGCTCGGTCGGCGAGAGCGTAATGGGCGGCGATCTCAACCAGGTGCACATCGTCTCTGCAAACGGTGTCGAAAGCCTTCCCGAAATGCCCAAGGAAGACGTGGCGCGCGAACTCGTTCGCCGCGCGGCCGAGGCCCTCACTCCGGTAGAAGACGAGCATGACTGA
- the dut gene encoding dUTP diphosphatase translates to MTDTVGVRLKRLPHGHGLDLPAYATTGAAGMDVLAAENVTIKPGQRHAVATGLAVAIPHGFEIQVRPRSGLALKHGITVPNTPGTIDSDYRGELKVILINHGADDFAIQRGDRVAQLVLAPVTQAAWEEVEELDDTARGEGGFGSTGGHSKL, encoded by the coding sequence ATGACTGATACGGTTGGCGTGCGGCTGAAACGCTTGCCGCACGGACACGGTCTCGACCTGCCTGCCTATGCCACCACCGGCGCGGCGGGGATGGACGTGCTTGCGGCGGAAAACGTCACGATCAAGCCCGGCCAGCGCCACGCGGTGGCCACGGGGCTTGCGGTGGCGATCCCCCACGGGTTCGAGATCCAGGTGCGCCCGCGCTCCGGCCTTGCCTTGAAGCACGGCATTACCGTGCCCAACACGCCGGGCACGATCGACAGCGATTATCGCGGCGAGCTGAAGGTGATCCTGATCAACCACGGCGCCGACGACTTTGCGATCCAGCGCGGCGATCGGGTCGCGCAGCTGGTCCTCGCGCCTGTGACGCAGGCCGCTTGGGAAGAGGTCGAGGAACTCGACGACACCGCACGCGGCGAAGGCGGCTTCGGCTCGACTGGCGGGCACTCCAAGCTCTGA
- a CDS encoding YjhX family toxin gives MNISKYEQRVLHALAQGGRIEFLRNQNGRVEVVDCFNREGFRLADCTLPVFDRLRKRRLIRSRGGRPYRITREGLAAVRAQLDNR, from the coding sequence GTGAACATCTCGAAATACGAGCAGCGCGTGTTGCACGCGCTCGCACAAGGCGGACGGATTGAATTCCTCCGCAACCAAAACGGCCGCGTCGAAGTGGTCGATTGCTTCAACCGCGAAGGCTTCCGCCTTGCCGATTGCACGCTCCCTGTGTTCGATCGGCTTCGCAAACGCCGGCTGATCCGCAGCCGGGGCGGGCGGCCCTATCGCATCACCCGCGAAGGGCTGGCGGCGGTCCGGGCTCAGCTCGACAACCGCTAG
- a CDS encoding DUF4136 domain-containing protein has protein sequence MTNRAKGWGRTVKLAAAPIFLAGLSACATPFQADVSRFQAQLPAPQGESYFVVADDPALAGGLEFSQYADLVEAEMARLGYAQATSAEAASLLVRFDYGVDKGREKLRTTGFSDPFYEPWYGYPYRSRWGYRSRLRPFRPHYVGSRWGYGFYDPWFGGPEVRSTTVYTSGIDLKIDRAATGERLFEGKAQAMSTSNRLQYLVPNLVEAMFTDFPGNSGETLRISIAPEKTTVRRVER, from the coding sequence ATGACCAACCGGGCAAAGGGTTGGGGGCGCACCGTAAAGCTCGCCGCCGCACCTATCTTCCTTGCAGGCCTTTCCGCCTGCGCCACGCCGTTCCAGGCCGATGTTTCGCGCTTCCAGGCGCAGCTTCCCGCGCCGCAGGGCGAAAGCTATTTCGTCGTCGCCGACGACCCGGCCCTCGCCGGCGGTCTCGAGTTTTCGCAATACGCCGACCTCGTGGAAGCCGAGATGGCGCGCCTGGGCTACGCGCAGGCGACCAGCGCGGAGGCCGCCTCGCTGCTGGTGCGTTTCGACTACGGCGTCGACAAGGGCCGTGAGAAACTTCGCACGACGGGCTTCTCCGACCCCTTCTACGAGCCCTGGTATGGCTATCCCTACCGCTCGCGCTGGGGCTACCGCTCGCGCCTGCGCCCCTTCCGCCCGCATTACGTCGGCAGCCGCTGGGGCTATGGCTTCTACGACCCCTGGTTCGGCGGCCCCGAAGTGCGCAGCACCACCGTCTACACCAGCGGCATCGACCTGAAGATCGACCGCGCCGCGACCGGCGAGCGCCTGTTCGAAGGCAAGGCGCAGGCGATGTCGACCTCGAACCGCCTGCAGTACCTCGTCCCGAACCTGGTCGAAGCGATGTTCACCGACTTCCCCGGCAATTCGGGCGAAACGCTGCGCATCTCGATCGCACCGGAAAAGACCACGGTCCGGCGGGTCGAACGCTAG
- the trpS gene encoding tryptophan--tRNA ligase, which yields MRVVSGIQPTGKPHLGNYLGAIVNYVKLQDEAHASGGQCFIFLADLHAISQPHDPAELSQNTREMVATLVACGVDPAKTVLFNQAQVPAHAELQWLLNGTARMGWLNRMTQWKDKAGKNREGQSVALFTYPVLQAADVLLYQATHVPVGEDQKQHLELARDIAQKFNNDFCPDDAPLFTLPEPYIPPAAARIMSLRDGTAKMSKSDPSEMSRISLTDDADTIMKKVKKAKTDPEPLPSEAKGLEDRPEALNLVTIYSALSGRGVDEILGDFGGQGFGAFKPALGEVLVESLAPISARFTELLADGEALDAILARGAAQAREAGSDTLNATYKALGLVR from the coding sequence ATGAGAGTCGTTTCGGGCATCCAGCCCACCGGAAAGCCGCACCTCGGCAACTACCTTGGCGCGATCGTCAACTATGTGAAGCTGCAGGACGAAGCGCACGCATCGGGCGGTCAGTGCTTCATCTTCCTCGCCGATTTGCACGCCATCTCGCAGCCGCATGACCCGGCCGAACTGTCGCAGAACACGCGCGAGATGGTCGCAACTCTGGTCGCCTGCGGCGTCGATCCTGCCAAGACCGTGCTGTTCAACCAGGCGCAGGTCCCCGCCCATGCCGAGCTGCAATGGCTGCTGAACGGCACGGCGCGCATGGGCTGGCTCAACCGCATGACCCAGTGGAAGGACAAGGCCGGCAAGAACCGCGAAGGCCAGTCGGTCGCGCTGTTCACCTATCCCGTGCTGCAGGCTGCGGACGTGCTGCTGTACCAGGCCACCCACGTGCCGGTGGGCGAAGACCAGAAGCAGCACCTGGAGCTTGCCCGCGACATCGCGCAGAAGTTCAACAACGACTTCTGCCCGGACGATGCGCCGCTCTTCACCCTGCCCGAGCCTTACATTCCGCCCGCCGCCGCGCGCATCATGAGCCTGCGCGACGGCACCGCGAAGATGAGCAAGTCGGACCCTTCGGAAATGAGCCGCATCAGCCTCACCGACGATGCCGATACGATCATGAAGAAGGTGAAGAAGGCCAAGACCGATCCCGAACCCCTGCCGAGCGAGGCCAAGGGTCTCGAGGACCGTCCCGAGGCACTCAACCTCGTGACGATCTATTCGGCGCTTTCGGGCCGCGGTGTCGACGAGATCCTGGGCGATTTCGGCGGGCAGGGCTTCGGTGCGTTCAAGCCGGCGCTGGGCGAGGTGCTGGTGGAATCGCTCGCTCCGATCTCGGCCCGATTTACCGAGCTTCTGGCTGATGGAGAGGCGCTCGACGCGATCCTCGCCCGCGGCGCGGCGCAGGCACGCGAAGCGGGAAGCGACACGCTGAACGCGACCTACAAGGCGCTCGGCCTCGTCCGCTAA
- the murJ gene encoding murein biosynthesis integral membrane protein MurJ translates to MSLLRHVGTIGGLTMVSRVAGMAREMIFSRVLGANAVTDAWFQAFIIPNVFRRLFAEGAFSAAFVPMFSKRLHGEGGLDDARSFSDDVLSVFLPVLIALCGVMMLAMPGVIWVLAEKPVDPAQFDMAVTFARIMFPYIVLVSLVTLFTGMLNSVSRFAPGASFPIILNLVLIAALLTGEYLIATAGLTIEQVAYGVAWAVTGGGVLQLAWLYYWSRVEGFRPRLLWPRITPEVKRLSIIALPAAIGGGAYQINTLVQLYFLNQLDAGAVSYMNYADRLNQLPLGIIGIALSTAILPTLSKFVGGNNKEGADRIQSDAIELSMLLTIPAAVALAVCAEPFVTMIFQGGRFTLADAAIAGNVLAALVMGLPAYVLVKVLVPNFYARADTRTPVVAAFISLGVFITVSASVLTTLGLIGVAYASVIGAWINVAFLLVVLAKRGHYRIPGVLLLRIARQVLAAAAMGAALFYTRDLLSGWYSAGLFERLGALLALVAAAAVVYFGIAFAVGAIDRQRVAALTRRGAAEKPDDLAS, encoded by the coding sequence ATGAGCCTGCTGAGGCACGTCGGGACCATCGGCGGGCTGACCATGGTCAGCCGCGTCGCCGGGATGGCGCGCGAGATGATCTTCTCGCGCGTCCTCGGCGCCAATGCCGTCACCGACGCCTGGTTCCAGGCCTTCATCATTCCCAACGTCTTCCGCCGCCTGTTCGCGGAAGGCGCGTTTTCGGCCGCCTTCGTGCCGATGTTCTCCAAGCGCCTGCATGGCGAAGGCGGCCTCGACGACGCGCGCAGCTTTTCCGACGATGTGCTGAGCGTGTTCCTGCCGGTCCTCATCGCGCTGTGCGGGGTGATGATGCTGGCCATGCCGGGCGTCATCTGGGTCCTGGCCGAGAAACCGGTCGACCCTGCCCAGTTCGACATGGCCGTGACCTTCGCGCGGATCATGTTCCCCTACATCGTGCTGGTCAGCCTGGTGACGCTGTTCACCGGCATGCTGAATTCCGTAAGCCGCTTTGCGCCCGGAGCCAGCTTCCCGATCATCCTGAACCTCGTGCTGATCGCCGCCCTGCTGACCGGGGAATACCTCATCGCAACCGCCGGTCTCACCATAGAACAGGTCGCCTACGGGGTGGCCTGGGCGGTCACCGGGGGCGGCGTTCTCCAGCTAGCCTGGCTCTATTACTGGAGCCGGGTCGAAGGCTTCCGCCCGCGGCTCCTGTGGCCGCGCATCACGCCCGAGGTGAAACGCCTCTCGATCATCGCCCTGCCCGCAGCAATCGGCGGCGGCGCCTACCAGATCAACACGCTCGTCCAGCTCTACTTCCTCAACCAGCTGGACGCCGGCGCGGTGAGCTACATGAATTACGCCGACCGGCTGAACCAGCTCCCGCTCGGCATCATCGGCATTGCCCTATCGACCGCGATCCTGCCGACGCTGTCCAAGTTCGTAGGGGGGAACAACAAGGAAGGGGCCGACCGCATCCAGTCCGACGCGATCGAGCTCTCGATGCTGCTGACGATCCCGGCCGCGGTTGCACTTGCGGTGTGCGCGGAGCCTTTCGTCACTATGATCTTCCAGGGCGGACGCTTCACGCTCGCCGATGCAGCGATTGCCGGCAACGTGCTCGCCGCGCTGGTGATGGGGTTGCCGGCCTATGTGCTGGTGAAGGTGCTGGTGCCCAATTTCTACGCCCGTGCCGACACTCGTACACCGGTGGTCGCGGCGTTCATTTCGCTCGGCGTGTTCATAACCGTCAGCGCTTCCGTCCTGACTACGCTGGGCCTGATCGGCGTCGCCTATGCAAGCGTGATCGGCGCGTGGATCAACGTTGCCTTCCTGCTGGTCGTGCTGGCTAAGCGCGGGCACTACCGCATTCCGGGCGTTCTGCTGCTGCGGATCGCGCGCCAGGTTCTCGCCGCCGCGGCCATGGGCGCCGCCCTGTTTTACACCCGCGACCTACTGAGCGGCTGGTACTCGGCCGGACTGTTCGAACGGCTGGGCGCGCTGCTCGCCTTGGTGGCTGCCGCCGCCGTGGTCTATTTCGGCATTGCCTTTGCTGTCGGCGCGATCGACCGACAGCGCGTCGCGGCACTGACCCGGCGCGGCGCGGCCGAAAAGCCCGACGATCTTGCCAGCTGA
- the secB gene encoding protein-export chaperone SecB: MADEGDVLTNLNPDPAAGANGADTQPSAGVISQYIKDMSVENPNAPQCYQWNEQPQLDVQFNIGADKIADDVHEVSLKVTCTAKTSQGNLYLVDLEYCGLMGMRNLPDDAAHAFLFAEAPRMLFPFARRVVADATRDLGFPPLMLDPVDFGSLYQQQLAARAAEQQQGAGATPPAGDA; the protein is encoded by the coding sequence ATGGCCGACGAAGGCGACGTTCTCACCAACCTCAACCCGGATCCCGCAGCCGGCGCAAACGGCGCCGACACCCAGCCCAGCGCCGGCGTGATCTCGCAGTACATCAAGGACATGTCGGTCGAGAACCCGAACGCTCCGCAGTGTTACCAGTGGAACGAACAGCCGCAGCTTGACGTGCAGTTCAACATCGGCGCCGACAAGATCGCCGACGACGTTCACGAAGTCTCGCTGAAGGTCACCTGCACCGCCAAGACGAGCCAAGGCAATCTTTACCTCGTCGACCTCGAGTATTGCGGCCTGATGGGCATGCGCAACCTGCCCGACGATGCAGCGCACGCCTTCCTCTTTGCAGAAGCACCGCGCATGCTGTTCCCCTTCGCCCGCCGCGTCGTTGCCGACGCCACGCGCGATCTGGGCTTCCCGCCGCTGATGCTCGACCCGGTCGACTTCGGCTCGCTTTACCAGCAGCAGCTGGCCGCACGGGCCGCCGAACAGCAGCAGGGCGCGGGTGCGACCCCGCCGGCTGGCGACGCCTGA
- a CDS encoding Tim44/TimA family putative adaptor protein, with product MITEIVILAMIAAFLGLRLYSVLGRRSEHEEEVIPHRFERSEAPPQVDAAPRPVRQPVTLRPGDDRAPANEAGVRAIAAADGGFDLLGFLEGAKGAYGMILEAFWKGDKETLRELTDDDVYESFAGAIDAREAAGETLDNRLIRIEDATVRSAQLDGRTARIAVLFVADIAAVTRDADGAVIAGSLDDAIESRDVWTFMRNVDAADPNWILDETDEG from the coding sequence GTGATCACCGAGATCGTCATCCTCGCCATGATCGCAGCCTTTCTGGGGCTGCGGCTCTATTCGGTGCTCGGTCGCCGTTCTGAGCATGAGGAAGAGGTTATTCCCCACCGTTTCGAACGCAGCGAAGCGCCGCCGCAGGTGGACGCCGCGCCGCGCCCCGTGCGCCAGCCGGTCACGCTGCGTCCGGGTGATGATCGCGCACCTGCCAACGAAGCCGGCGTTCGCGCCATTGCGGCAGCCGATGGCGGTTTTGACCTGCTCGGCTTCCTCGAAGGCGCGAAGGGCGCTTACGGCATGATCCTCGAAGCCTTCTGGAAGGGCGACAAGGAAACCCTGCGCGAACTGACCGACGACGATGTCTACGAAAGCTTCGCCGGCGCGATTGATGCGCGCGAGGCTGCGGGCGAGACGCTCGACAACCGGCTCATCCGGATCGAGGATGCAACCGTTCGCAGCGCGCAGCTGGACGGCCGCACCGCCCGGATCGCAGTCCTGTTCGTGGCCGACATCGCAGCCGTTACGCGCGATGCCGATGGCGCAGTGATCGCCGGATCGCTCGACGATGCGATCGAAAGCCGCGACGTGTGGACGTTCATGCGCAATGTCGATGCCGCCGATCCGAACTGGATTCTCGACGAAACCGACGAGGGCTGA
- the mltA gene encoding murein transglycosylase A, whose protein sequence is MRKLTAIAATLMLAACIRVVPESQPPRTANPVPPATQAVDSAAFAPLARGAAVGSLGISSGDAGTALVSFIESCPKILTREDASGLTYGEDWRPACEAAVDWPLSDARRFFTSYFETAQVAGGDAFATGYYEPEIRGSRTRMPGYDVPVYAMPPELIRAWPADTPENERTGRPPLGRYDASGNFVLYYERAEIEQGALANRGLEIAWAADPVEFFFLQIQGSGLLRLPDGSLMRIGYAGQNGREYVGIGRVMRERGMIGDGTPYATSMQGIMAYIRDNPKEGAEVMRLNKSWIFFRELDTDGPLGSLGVPVRREASVAVDPKFVPYGAPVFLDLEHDVADGLWIAQDTGGAIKGANRFDTFWGNGDDARQIAGGMSSRGTAQILLPRGTIQRLEARR, encoded by the coding sequence ATGCGCAAGCTTACGGCAATTGCGGCCACTTTGATGCTGGCCGCCTGTATCCGTGTCGTCCCCGAAAGCCAGCCGCCCCGCACCGCGAACCCGGTCCCGCCGGCAACGCAGGCCGTGGACAGCGCGGCCTTCGCGCCGCTTGCACGGGGCGCTGCGGTGGGCTCGCTCGGCATTTCATCGGGCGATGCGGGCACGGCGCTCGTGTCCTTCATTGAATCCTGCCCCAAGATCCTGACGCGCGAAGATGCGAGCGGGCTGACCTACGGCGAGGACTGGCGCCCGGCCTGCGAGGCGGCTGTCGACTGGCCGCTGTCCGATGCTCGCCGTTTCTTCACGAGCTACTTCGAAACCGCGCAGGTTGCGGGCGGGGACGCCTTCGCCACCGGCTATTACGAGCCGGAAATCCGCGGCAGCCGGACCCGCATGCCGGGCTATGACGTACCGGTTTATGCCATGCCGCCCGAACTCATTCGCGCCTGGCCTGCCGACACGCCGGAAAACGAGCGGACCGGGCGACCGCCGCTTGGCCGCTACGACGCCAGCGGCAATTTCGTCCTCTATTACGAGCGCGCCGAGATCGAGCAGGGCGCGCTCGCCAATCGGGGCTTGGAAATTGCCTGGGCCGCCGACCCGGTGGAGTTCTTTTTCCTCCAGATCCAGGGCTCGGGCCTGCTGCGCCTGCCGGACGGTTCGCTCATGCGGATCGGCTATGCGGGGCAGAACGGGCGCGAATATGTCGGCATTGGCCGGGTGATGCGCGAGCGCGGGATGATCGGCGACGGCACGCCCTACGCCACCTCGATGCAGGGCATCATGGCCTATATCCGCGACAATCCCAAAGAGGGCGCCGAGGTCATGCGGCTCAACAAGAGCTGGATCTTCTTCCGCGAACTCGACACCGACGGTCCGCTGGGCTCGCTCGGTGTGCCGGTGCGGCGCGAAGCCTCTGTCGCGGTCGATCCCAAGTTCGTGCCCTATGGCGCGCCGGTCTTCCTCGACCTGGAGCATGACGTCGCCGACGGCCTGTGGATCGCACAGGATACGGGCGGGGCGATCAAGGGCGCAAACCGCTTCGATACCTTCTGGGGGAATGGCGACGATGCCCGCCAGATCGCAGGCGGCATGAGCTCGCGCGGGACCGCGCAGATATTGCTGCCGCGCGGAACGATCCAGCGCCTCGAAGCGCGGCGGTGA
- a CDS encoding Smr/MutS family protein has protein sequence MQDRGLDSHWDRRLKSGALQPELTLDLHGHNLDAAYDRLMSGIAQARAMGVRTILLVTGKPRPVEAADRGERRGAIRAKVLDWLAASSHHSAIAAVRRAHQRHGGDGALYIVLKRER, from the coding sequence GTGCAGGATCGCGGGCTCGATTCGCATTGGGACCGGCGCCTCAAATCGGGCGCCCTGCAGCCCGAACTGACGCTCGACCTGCATGGGCACAATCTCGATGCCGCCTATGATCGACTGATGAGCGGCATAGCGCAGGCGCGCGCCATGGGGGTGCGGACTATCCTGCTCGTAACGGGCAAACCGAGGCCCGTGGAAGCGGCCGATCGAGGCGAGAGGCGCGGGGCAATCCGCGCCAAGGTGCTCGACTGGCTGGCAGCCTCCAGCCACCATTCGGCCATTGCCGCGGTCCGCCGCGCGCACCAGCGCCACGGCGGTGACGGCGCGCTCTACATCGTGCTCAAGCGCGAGCGCTGA
- a CDS encoding Pr6Pr family membrane protein: MGQNYSGTARIVAGVIALSALGALALQTTLNLDRDGTPLVAAGLLLRFFTIWSNLAAGIVLGLVALGRRVPPAILHALATALAIVGAVYWALLSGDHQPVGLDRVTNQFHHTLVPAATILWWFFWAAQPRAGWGALPAVMVAPVAYAVFALGYGAHSGFYAYFFLDAGALGWGQLAVNIVGLALFFLLVGALLMAIKRRLSARA, from the coding sequence ATGGGTCAAAACTACTCCGGCACCGCGCGCATTGTCGCCGGTGTCATTGCCCTTTCGGCACTAGGGGCGCTGGCCCTCCAAACGACACTCAATCTCGACCGAGATGGAACCCCGTTGGTTGCTGCGGGCCTGCTGCTGCGCTTCTTCACCATCTGGAGCAATCTTGCCGCCGGTATCGTGCTGGGACTGGTTGCGCTGGGTCGCCGCGTGCCACCAGCCATCCTGCACGCGCTTGCCACGGCGCTCGCGATTGTCGGCGCGGTCTACTGGGCGCTGCTCTCTGGCGACCACCAACCCGTCGGGCTCGACCGGGTGACGAACCAGTTCCACCACACGCTGGTGCCCGCTGCGACGATCCTGTGGTGGTTCTTCTGGGCCGCCCAGCCCCGCGCGGGTTGGGGCGCCCTGCCCGCCGTCATGGTTGCACCGGTCGCCTATGCTGTCTTCGCGCTTGGCTATGGCGCCCATTCGGGCTTCTACGCCTACTTCTTCCTCGACGCGGGCGCGCTCGGCTGGGGCCAGCTTGCCGTGAACATCGTCGGGCTGGCGCTGTTCTTCCTGCTGGTCGGAGCCCTCCTGATGGCGATCAAGCGCCGCCTCAGCGCTCGCGCTTGA